CATCCTTAGCAATATCCAAGCAACTGAACTCTAGATTTTTTTCCCTAAACTGTTCTTTATTATATGCTACCAAATCTGGAACAATATCAACGGCAATATAGTTTTTAGTGTGTTTGACCAATGCCTTTCCAACATTGAAATCTCCACAACCTAAATCACAAACGGTAATGGGATGCTCAAAAGATTGTAAAAATGATATAACTGATTTAAGGTAAGGTGCCACAACATTGGGGTGATGCGAACCATGTCCAGAATAGTAATAAGAACCGTTATCACCCCAAAGCTTTTTTTCATAAACCTGTTCCATTACCCTTTTTGTAGGCCAGGCTTTTTTGGAGGTTTTCATGAAGTGGACATGACTTATTTTAATACAGAAAATTCTATACTGGAATCCGTAAACACAGTATGTGTCTGAGTTTTAAAGTCCTCTTCATTGGCTTTAAAAATATTCTCCACATACGTCTGCGGATTTAAATCTATCAAAGGAAACCACGTACTTTGTACCTGTACCTGAAGCTTGTGCCCTTTTTTTATGGTATGAAAAACATCTTGCAATTTTATATTGACCTCAGTTTTTTGATTTGGTGTGAAAGGTTCTGGATTGGTGAAACTATTT
The nucleotide sequence above comes from Flagellimonas sp. HMM57. Encoded proteins:
- a CDS encoding class I SAM-dependent methyltransferase, encoding MKTSKKAWPTKRVMEQVYEKKLWGDNGSYYYSGHGSHHPNVVAPYLKSVISFLQSFEHPITVCDLGCGDFNVGKALVKHTKNYIAVDIVPDLVAYNKEQFREKNLEFSCLDIAKDELPSGDCVILRQVLQHLSNAEILNIVNKLYSFQYVLLTEHVPKGDFIPNKELISGQGIRLKKQSGVVLTATPFHLKMKEEKKLLSVDNIDYGGVIETVLYTLF